From Odontesthes bonariensis isolate fOdoBon6 chromosome 21, fOdoBon6.hap1, whole genome shotgun sequence, a single genomic window includes:
- the LOC142371738 gene encoding interferon-induced very large GTPase 1-like isoform X1, translating to MEENKGGESETKSVTSVTNDKVHLERNDDTESDPVNDPHDAQHSEKSESSTEGEAETKTASEASDDKVMPELKLVLIGDTNSIEIGSKNILIDHDKQTNMEQFSSKLYDLCGQHICVINMLGLPNADQIPSIQAVHAFILLLPNGLHSSQYRSGIQWLEKGFGKRNLSYVMTVVTHKSDESCESALADLKAESSFSEKRYHTCTRCMMDENQIISLLEKIDVMVSENNPQCYNRQIFENVEEQKEQLDPENHKEERVTTAEEMKTATEIKSKEHDGAERSEKNDDNTPGQSEIKSVPHETKEKDTFNMDISGKEIKQTQDISEENRKKQQKETEMLLGRLHLQDKCPHKMSPADFLKIGPPVRQSNDTLEKDLAHTFLQRLMTLDHRARYIPVLQDGSEVSHSESFPTSDTVDADDGELDSLFSTGVDIDQSKQAHVHPMDVQMAVFHCSNSFLKQNMITKVSQCQYALPLLVPDPITMDIECPLWTFRQITKTWKITQDDPNTGTMKSMPICKAETPLVSFFRLGSLSQSKSQLMNTLINNRHSAFFHRNCPGSTKSRHLMDGVAEIAWYCPAGTPNESFNDCIAFCNLHGDSLSIEKQREILTEKSSVIVVLVPTLEKSHGSSAVISTLYRSPKPLIILIADSDCGASQTKAQKYKLGLKDRSQSDVSEELKGIIRKILSAPHKSFQLESMAEVSGIRVDEDGTDCQKGKSAAMEIVKLIQGMDVSKIKDEFLPCQGQLWHEWCRINKELYHLKGHIEKEKAQKEKQLMHIRQKQCAASNSKLIKSFTESLLGLTLTDREYFLKWTQILIDGLSTDDLSSILQSYDETWSEVLTLKKKHDKSALLKDKQTELEQLSKKLQSATFGLEHFFREMGQIYEAHKSQKEQTHSQQADWVKYPELAADLMISGHPMELMDGDAGQVPLMWISSLLQEVIKKLGDKRVFVLSVLGVQSSGKSTMLNAMFGLQFAVSAGRCTKGADMQLVKVSEELKGFQFDYVLVVDTEGLRALELEGNVTLHHDNELATFVVGLGNMTLINIFGENPADMQDVLQIVVQAFMRMKEVELSPSCVFVHQNVTDIAAAKKNMDGKRRLQEKLDKMAQLAAKEEACDVECFSDVIAFDVQEDVKYFAQLWEGSPPMAPPNPDYSESVQELKKTILSKASKSAGITLSHLNSKIQDLWKALMNEHFVFSFKNTQEIAVYRKVEVQYGNWTWDLRKEMLTIENQLYPRIEKGQLDKVELSYLSKEISKTYEEIQKNMTAYFEDHSDKEILIQWRGRFENKIKEFHEEHIRGVKRKLDEVIQQKNARKKMDNKKVEFETKLLQKSKELAHTLKDVVKDEEELKAQFDSVWSHWVTELTSDTKPIEDINVEEDQSVVLQDLGTEWSLINESKRNGRYKKLSEAGNYFGYITQKKYQKLHSESQQYQESKRETKDTSRQGKGVMASAFGYFQQMTGIPSPAQQHVGQNESRNPFPHEEQKLIRSFINDVEQQSLETIKNKPVATRGYRSTYLQEVAKHVQKKVTEFESGKKFTFKKEFTVDLSLYVFDRTASWLLQSHNTYKRNNDALTYLDSKKKEYYNIFRSYCKGNSSAVVFGEMICEKLKVSVHEAVCNKTAVDLAGEMRCNYPAFSGNRLNLEKHVLKSLAEKQDFSGFITYIQNPRRQVEAFIKEEVKKYMFTDHKDKGLKILKKNADDISKLASQALYEATEKVKKKSGDVDMWMKEFSALLNKLAFESICCKNFKDINNFDFLKEEIEKGLVCIVKEMSSLSLEMVLECRQMPDQILIDQLCNCCWERCPFCAAVCINTLKDHSPEKHNVPFHRPSAVNGIHVRDRVDLVIDFCTTLVGSDGYFRPNHDSEETVAFKQYPTAGERFASWRITADASMLAYWKWFVCHFQKELEDHYDLKFQGRGEIPSEWRNYTKKEAIESLDEMCRL from the exons ATGGAGGAGAACAAAGGGGGAGAATCTGAAACCAAATCTGTTACTTCTGTGACAAATGACAAAG TCCACCTGGAGAGAAATGATGACACCGAG AGTGATCCAGTGAATGATCCTCATGATGCTCAGCACTCAGAAAAGAGTGAAAGTAGCACAGAAGGGGAGGCTGAAACCAAAACTGCATCTGAGGCAAGCGATGACAAAG taatGCCTGAACTCAAACTTGTGTTAATTGGTGACACCAACTCTATTGAGATTggatcaaaaaatatcttaattGACCatgacaagcaaacaaacatggaGCAGTTTTCATCCAAACTGTATGATTTGTGTGGTCAGCACATCTGTGTTATTAACATGCTCGGTCTTCCAAATGCTGACCAAATCCCATCCATTCAGGCAGTCCATGCCTTTATCTTACTGCTGCCAAACGGCCTTCACAGCAGCCAATACAGGTCAGGAATACAGTGGTTAGAGAAAGGTTTTGGCAAAAGAAATCTTTCTTATGTAATGACAGTTGTGACTCACAAGTCAGATGAAAGCTGTGAAAGTGCACTGGCAGACCTGAAAGCTGAGAGTAGTTTTTCTGAAAAAAGATACCACACATGTACAAGATGTATGATGGATGAAAACCAGATCATTTCTCTTCTGGAAAAAATAGATGTCATGGTCTCTGAAAACAACCCACAATGCTACAACAGACAGATTTTTGAAAATGTTGAAGAGCAGAAAGAACAGCTGGATCCAGAAAACCACAAAGAGGAAAGAGTGACAACAG CAGAAGAAATGAAGACGGCCACTGAAATCAAGTCAAAG GAACATGATGGTGCTGAACGCTCAGAGAAGAATGACGACAACACACCAGGACAGTCTGAAATCAAATCTGTTCCACATGAAACAAAGGAGAAAG ATACTTTCAACATGGATATAAGTGGAAAGGAAATAAAG CAGACACAGGacatttctgaagaaaacagaaagaaacagcAAAAAGAAACTGAAATGCTGCTCGGCAGACTTCACCTTCAGGACAAATGTCCACACAAGATGTCACCAGCAGACTTTCTTAAAATAGGTCCACCTGTGAGGCAGAGCAATGATACACTTGAAAAAGATCTGGCTCATACTTTTCTTCAGAGGTTAATGACATTAGATCACAGAGCCAGATATATCCCTGTACTGCAAGATGGTTCTGAGGTGAGCCATTCAGAGTCTTTTCCAACATCTGACACTGTTGATGCAGATGATGGTGAATTAGATTCTCTCTTTAGCACCGGTGTAGACATTGATCAGTCAAAACAGGCTCACGTGCACCCCATGGATGTTCAAATGGCAGTATTTCACTGCTCAAACAGCTTCCTGAAGCAAAACATGATCACAAAGGTGTCACAGTGCCAGTATGCCTTACCTTTACTTGTTCCTGACCCCATCACAATGGACATTGAGTGTCCTCTGTGGACGTTCAGACAAATaacaaaaacatggaaaatAACTCAAGATGACCCAAACACTGGCACCATGAAGAGCATGCCGATCTGCAAAGCTGAGACACCCCTGGTGTCATTTTTCCGCCTGGGTTCACTGTCTCAGTCTAAATCTCAGCTCATGAACACTTTGATCAACAACCGCCACAGCGCCTTCTTCCACAGAAACTGTCCAGGTAGCACCAAGTCTCGTCATTTGATGGATGGTGTGGCAGAGATAGCCTGGTACTGCCCTGCTGGAACACCCAATGAGTCATTCAATGACTGCATTGCCTTCTGTAATCTTCACGGAGATTCTCTATCAATTGAAAAGCAGCGTGAAATACTGACAGAAAAATCTTCGGTCATTGTTGTTCTGGTACCAACTCTGGAAAAAAGCCATGGAAGTAGTGCAGTCATATCAACGCTTTACAGGTCTCCAAAGCCTCTAATTATTCTCATTGCTGACAGTGACTGTGGTGCATCTCAGACGAAAGCACAAAAATACAAACTGGGCCTGAAAGACAGAAGCCAGTCAGATGTTTCTGAAGAGCTGAAAGGCATAATCAGAAAAATTTTGTCTGCACCTCATAAATCCTTCCAGCTTGAATCTATGGCCGAGGTGTCTGGAATCAGAGTGGATGAAGATGGCACAGACTGCCAGAAAGGGAAATCTGCAGCAATGGAAATAGTAAAACTGATTCAGGGGATGGATGTTTCCAAGATCAAAGATGAATTTCTTCCTTGTCAAGGCCAACTTTGGCATGAGTGGTGCAGAATAAACAAAGAACTGTATCACCTGAAAGGTCACATTGAGAAGGAAAAAGCTCAGAAGGAAAAGCAACTCATGCACATTCGACAGAAACAATGTGCTGCTTCCAACAGTAAACTGATTAAGTCATTCACTGAAAGCCTCCTGGGTTTGACACTAACAGACAGAGAATACTTTCTTAAGTGGACTCAGATCCTAATTGATGGCCTCTCCACAGATGATCTTTCTTCAATTCTCCAAAGCTATGACGAAACGTGGTCTGAGGTTTTGACTTTGAAGAAGAAACATGATAAATCTGCTCTGCTAAAGGACAAACAAACTGAGCTTGAACAGTTATCAAAAAAGCTGCAGTCAGCAACATTTGGCTTGGAGCACTTCTTTAGAGAAATGGGACAGATCTACGAAGCCCATAAATCTCAGAAGGAACAAACGCACAGCCAACAGGCTGACTGGGTTAAATACCCTGAGCTGGCTGCAGATCTGATGATATCAGGACACCCGATGGAGCTGATGGATGGCGATGCTGGTCAGGTACCTTTGATGTGGATCTCTAGTCTTTTACAAGAAGTCATCAAGAAACTGGGTGACAAGAGAGTGTTTGTGTTGTCAGTTTTGGGTGTACAAAGCAGTGGAAAATCAACCATGCTGAATGCCATGTTTGGATTGCAGTTTGCAGTGAGTGCTGGCAGGTGCACCAAAGGTGCCGACATGCAGCTGGTCAAAGTGTCAGAGGAACTCAAAGGTTTCCAGTTTGACTATGTCCTAGTAGTTGACACTGAAGGATTGCGTGCTCTTGAGTTGGAAGGTAACGTCACTCTTCACCATGACAACGAGCTGGCAACTTTTGTTGTTGGCTTGGGAAACATGACATTGATCAACATCTTTGGTGAGAATCCAGCTGACATGCAAGATGTCCTGCAGATTGTTGTTCAGGCTTTCATGAGGATGAAGGAAGTTGAGCTTTCTCCaagttgtgtgtttgttcaccaGAATGTTACAGATATCGCAGctgcaaagaaaaacatggatggAAAGAGACGGTTGCAAGAAAAACTGGACAAAATGGCTCAACTAGCTGCCAAAGAGGAGGCGTGTGATGTTGAGTGCTTCAGTGATGTCATTGCTTTTGATGTGCAAGAAGATGTGAAATACTTTGCCCAGTTATGGGAGGGAAGTCCACCGATGGCACCTCCAAATCCTGATTACAGTGAAAGTGTCCAAGAACTGAAGAAAACCATCCTATCTAAGGCCTCAAAGTCTGCTGGGATCACTTTGTCCCATTTAAACAGCAAAATTCAGGACCTGTGGAAGGCATTGATGAATGAACACTTTGTTTTCAGCTTCAAAAACACGCAAGAAATTGCAGTGTACAGAAAAGTTGAGGTCCAGTATGGGAACTGGACCTGGGACCTGAGGAAAGAGATGCTGACCATTGAAAACCAGCTTTATCCCAGAATTGAAAAGGGACAACTTGACAAGGTTGAGCTCAGTTATCTTTCCAAAGAAATTAGCAAAACATATGAGGAAATTCAGAAAAATATGACGGCTTACTTTGAGGATCACAGTGACAAAGAAATCCTGATTCAGTGGCGGGGCCGATTTGAGAACAAAATCAAGGAGTTTCACGAGGAGCATATTAGAGGAgtgaaaagaaaactggatgAAGTTATTCAGCAGAAGAATGCTCGTAAAAAGATGGACAATAAGAAGGTGGAGTTTGAGACCAAGCTGCTGCAAAAGAGCAAAGAACTTGCACACACATTAAAAGATGTGGTAAAAGATGAAGAAGAACTCAAAGCACAGTTTGACTCTGTTTGGAGTCACTGGGTTACTGAATTAACCTCAGATACGAAACCCATTGAGGACATCAACGTGGAAGAAGATCAATCAGTTGTCCTTCAAGACCTTGGGACTGAATGGTCTCTCATCAATGAGTCAAAAAGGAATGGGAGATACAAAAAGCTGTCAGAAGCTGGGAATTACTTTGGTTATATAACCCAAAAGAAGTATCAAAAACTCCACAGTGAAAGTCAACAATATCAAGAAAGTAAGAGGGAAACCAAGGATACAAGCAGACAAGGCAAAGGTGTCATGGCATCTGCATTCGGTTATTTCCAACAAATGACAGGAATTCCCTCGCCAGCACAACAACATGTGGGACAAAATGAATCCAGGAATCCTTTTCCACATGAAGAACAGAAATTGATCAGATCCTTCATTAATGATGTAGAACAGCAATCCCTGGAGACCATCAAGAACAAACCTGTTGCAACAAGAGGCTACAGATCAACTTATCTGCAAGAAGTGGCCAAACATGTTCAAAAGAAAGTGACAGAATTTGAATCAGGCAAGAAATTCACATTTAAGAAAGAGTTTACAGTTGATCTCTCACTGTATGTTTTTGACAGGACAGCAAGTTGGCTTCTACAGTCTCACAACACATACAAACGCAACAATGATGCTCTCACATATTTGGACAGCAAGAAAAAGGAGTATTACAACATTTTCAGAAGCTATTGCAAAGGTAACTCATCTGCTGTGGTGTTTGGAGAAATGATCTGTGAAAAACTGAAGGTTTCTGTCCACGAGGCTGTCTGCAACAAGACTGCTGTTGATCTCGCAGGAGAAATGAGGTGCAATTACCCAGCATTCAGTGGGAACAGGTTGAACCTGGAGAAACACGTGTTGAAGTCTCTAGCAGAGAAACAAGATTTCAGTGGATTCATCACCTACATACAAAATCCAAGAAGGCAAGTAGAGGCTTTTATAAAAGAAGAAGTAAAGAAATACATGTTCACAGATCACAAAGACAAAGGACTGAAGATACTGAAGAAAAACGCAGACGACATCAGCAAGCTCGCCAGTCAAGCTTTATATGAAGCAACGGAGAAAGTCAAAAAGAAGTCAGGAGATGTAGACATGTGGATGAAGGAATTTTCTGCTTTACTGAACAAGCTGGCATTTGAATCCATTTGTTGTAAAAACTTCAAAGACATCAACAATTTTGATTTTCTTAAAGAAGAGATAGAGAAAGGCCTTGTGTGTATCGTTAAAGAGATGAGCAGCCTCTCTCTGGAGATGGTTCTGGAGTGCAGGCAGATGCCCGACCAAATTCTCATTGATCAGCTGTGTAACTGCTGCTGGGAACGATGTCCATTCTGTGCAGCCGTTTGCATCAACACCCTTAAGGATCACAGTCCTGAAAAACACAATGTTCCTTTTCATCGACCCTCTGCAGTTAATGGAATCCACGTAAGAGACAGAGTGGATCTGGTCATTGATTTCTGCACCACATTAGTAGGAAGTGACGGATATTTCCGCCCCAATCATGACTCAGAGGAGACTGTCGCTTTCAAACAGTATCCAACTGCTGGGGAGAGGTTTGCATCATGGAGGATTACAGCGGATGCATCTATGCTGGCATACTGGAAATGGTTTGTCTGTCACTTTCAAAAGGAACTGGAAGACCACTATGACTTGAAATTCCAGGGCAGAGGAGAAATTCCCAGTGAATGGAGAAACTACACTAAAAAAGAGGCTATTGAAAGTCTGGATGAAATGTGCAGATTGTGA